Proteins encoded by one window of Halobaculum halobium:
- the cheY gene encoding chemotaxis protein CheY produces the protein MPTSVLIADDSEFMRNLLREILEGEFEIVGEAENGVEAVDLYGEHAPDIVMMDIVMPIRNGIEATTEITDEHPDASVIMCTSVGQEEKMKAAIKAGAEGYITKPFQKPNVLEAINDAVPA, from the coding sequence ATGCCGACCAGCGTTCTGATCGCGGACGACTCGGAGTTCATGCGGAACCTCCTGCGGGAGATCCTCGAGGGGGAGTTCGAGATCGTCGGAGAGGCCGAAAACGGCGTGGAGGCGGTCGACCTCTACGGCGAGCACGCCCCCGACATTGTGATGATGGACATCGTCATGCCGATCCGCAACGGGATCGAGGCGACCACCGAGATCACCGACGAACATCCCGACGCGAGCGTCATCATGTGTACGAGCGTCGGGCAGGAGGAGAAGATGAAAGCCGCGATCAAGGCGGGCGCGGAGGGGTACATCACGAAACCGTTCCAGAAGCCGAACGTGCTCGAAGCCATCAACGACGCCGTCCCCGCGTAG
- a CDS encoding chemotaxis protein CheC, which yields MYVDIQSLGEFSDLASQGADRAADALGQLAGANVYVDVTDVTLMAAGDLRESFAGREFVGVEIGLQGGISGQTVMAFELDAAESLVERLMPGAGDGEFVRSGVTEAGNIMTSGFIDGWADHLGVAIDMTPPAYVRASGTDILPDGAFDDDRQGVFMFESQVSSMDEDLEFAIYMLPEYAGFTDMLGHDGPVGEAGDAVPVNKLPTFNRMTERGASSAADNITMMTGTETDVDVSRLRFVPVQDVPAELGKETVAGTVFELHGDPSGYLAILFDEASAEEVAGGMIPTETEPGIGDMEKGALRELGNIMTSGFIDGWANVLGTSIEHTPPQFVHDMGSAVMSPLVTRLGKTQDHAFIIDSTVRTPDGNVRCDIYALPDQRELAAALDRIEPAATDGGLPR from the coding sequence ATGTACGTCGACATCCAGTCGCTGGGGGAGTTTTCCGATCTCGCGAGCCAGGGCGCCGACCGGGCGGCGGACGCACTCGGACAGCTCGCCGGCGCGAACGTCTACGTCGACGTGACCGACGTGACGCTGATGGCCGCCGGTGACCTGCGGGAATCGTTCGCGGGCCGGGAGTTCGTGGGGGTCGAGATCGGACTGCAGGGCGGGATCAGCGGCCAGACCGTGATGGCGTTCGAGTTGGACGCCGCAGAGAGCCTCGTCGAGCGGCTGATGCCCGGCGCCGGCGACGGCGAGTTCGTTCGCAGCGGCGTCACCGAGGCGGGCAACATCATGACCTCGGGGTTCATCGACGGCTGGGCGGACCACCTCGGCGTCGCCATCGACATGACGCCGCCCGCGTACGTCCGCGCCTCTGGGACCGACATCCTCCCCGACGGCGCGTTCGACGACGACAGACAGGGCGTGTTCATGTTCGAGTCGCAGGTCTCTTCGATGGACGAGGACCTCGAGTTCGCGATCTACATGCTGCCCGAGTACGCCGGGTTCACCGATATGCTCGGCCACGACGGCCCCGTCGGCGAGGCGGGCGACGCCGTTCCGGTGAACAAGCTGCCGACGTTCAACCGGATGACCGAGCGGGGCGCCAGCTCCGCCGCCGACAACATCACCATGATGACGGGCACGGAGACGGACGTCGACGTCTCGCGGCTTCGGTTCGTTCCGGTACAGGACGTACCCGCCGAGTTGGGCAAAGAGACCGTCGCGGGAACGGTGTTCGAGCTCCACGGCGACCCGAGCGGCTACCTCGCGATCCTCTTCGACGAGGCGTCGGCTGAGGAGGTCGCCGGCGGCATGATTCCCACCGAGACCGAGCCGGGGATCGGCGACATGGAGAAAGGCGCGCTGCGAGAGCTGGGCAACATCATGACCTCGGGGTTCATCGACGGCTGGGCGAACGTGCTCGGCACGAGCATCGAACACACCCCGCCGCAGTTCGTCCACGACATGGGCTCGGCGGTGATGAGCCCCCTCGTGACCCGACTCGGCAAGACACAGGACCACGCGTTCATCATCGACTCGACGGTCCGCACGCCCGACGGCAACGTGCGGTGCGACATCTACGCGCTCCCCGACCAGCGAGAGCTGGCGGCGGCGCTGGATCGCATCGAACCGGCGGCGACCGACGGCGGTCTCCCTCGGTGA
- a CDS encoding chemotaxis protein CheD, translating to MSPIDSPNASPPSAPQASAQSNSEQSAPRLKVGLSDAAVADDGAVLVTSGLGSCLGVALYDSNAGVGGLLHAMLPVAEGRPGDPEKFVVDGIDATIDAMVDAAADPAALRAKIAGAAEMIAFDTVADDGSVGDRNVAAAESALRERGIPVDAADTGGDRGRSLRFHTDSGALTVSYAGGETVVL from the coding sequence GTGAGCCCGATCGACTCGCCGAACGCGAGTCCGCCGTCCGCACCGCAGGCGTCAGCGCAGTCGAACTCGGAGCAGTCCGCTCCGCGACTGAAGGTCGGACTCTCGGACGCGGCGGTCGCCGACGACGGTGCGGTACTCGTCACCAGCGGCCTCGGGTCGTGTCTCGGCGTCGCGCTGTACGACTCGAACGCGGGCGTCGGGGGGCTGCTGCACGCGATGCTCCCCGTCGCCGAGGGCCGCCCGGGCGACCCCGAGAAGTTCGTCGTCGACGGCATCGACGCGACGATCGACGCGATGGTCGACGCCGCCGCCGACCCCGCGGCGCTCCGAGCCAAGATCGCCGGCGCCGCGGAGATGATCGCGTTCGACACCGTCGCCGACGACGGCTCGGTCGGCGACCGAAACGTCGCCGCCGCGGAGAGCGCTCTGCGCGAACGCGGCATCCCCGTCGACGCGGCCGACACCGGCGGTGACCGCGGCCGTTCGCTCCGGTTCCACACGGACTCGGGCGCGCTCACCGTCTCGTATGCGGGCGGCGAGACGGTCGTACTGTGA